A stretch of DNA from Coccidioides posadasii str. Silveira chromosome 1, complete sequence:
GCCAATTGCTGGCAGTAACGGTGCAATCAGATCTACAAGGAATTTTGACGTGCATATGATCTTGATCATGCTATCAGGAGGGGATAGAAGGACGGAAAGAGAGATCCGCTTCAGTGCAGAGACATTCAGCCAACAGAAATAGGTGTAGTCGGAGGAGTCCTGGTGAATAGCGAGGATGGGAACTCCAAGCTTTCCTCCTGAACCGCATTGCTCTCATCAGGTGTTCATACCTAACTATTCTACTGCCCTTAGCCTGACTGGCTCGAGCAGTCACAATTCCCGACTGAAGTTACCGGCATGTGAAGCGATTGCTCTTTGCTgaatgaaggtgctggttaCCTGTTATGTGCCCTAATGTGTTTTCGAATTTTGATACACTGAAATTATCTCATACGCATCTCGATCCTCTCCATAATCTTTTCCCGGAAATGTGTGTTTGAGGTTGCGGAAATGACATAGTCAGCGCCCTCTTTTGGAGCCATTGATTTGATCCATACGGATGCGATACTTGAGACGCTGCCAGTTCAAGAATGAAAATGCATGATATACACAGGCACTATCATAAAGGCGGGTATCTTCACATGAAAGGTAGATATTTATACATCTACAGAGTTAAAAAAATGCTGAAACTGTCATGGCTAGATCAAGGAGATTGGACAAATGAACATAAAGAAAATCAGGAAGCACCGGATCCGGTTCGTTCGGACTTTGCAGGGTAAAACCTATGAAGAACTCAGTTTGGTTTGATTGAAACGTTGGCGCTAGGAGAACAGCTTACCATGCAGCCACAgaaataataagatataaCGTCATTAGTAGCATTCCTTCCAACCAGTGAGACTTGCCATCTTGAATGAGGTAGTTAACCTGTTGAAACATCTGATCAGCTTATTGATGGCGAAACCGAGAAAAGGGAGACCATCGTACCAGAAGGACAGCGACGAACAGGACGGCAATCTGGAATCCATCGAAATACAATGACTAAATACATTGGTTAGCTTGCTAAAACTATGTCGCCCGTAATATGAAGAAGTCACCATATCATCCTTGCCTGCAGAGCAGAATTAGCTTTTGGAAATGAGATATATAAGGCGAAAAACGTACCTGCAATCCATCCGATCACAACAATAAGTGGAAGAACCAACAGCGCAATCTGCATACTCGATCCGACGGCAACACCAATAGACAAGTCCATTTTATCCTTCATGGCAACGGTAATAGCAGTGGCATGTTCTGCGGCGTTGCCCACGATAGGTAGGAGAATCAGTCCAACAAATGTTTCGGAGATATGCCCGCGAGTCGTTATTACATCTATGGAAGAGACCTGTTTCACAAAAAAAGTAAATACTTTGTCTTCTTCCGTAGTACAAAATATTCGTACGTACCAACGCTTCAGCGCAGACTCCTACCAACGCTGTGGACGCAGCGAGCGTAAATAGGGCGACAAAGAAATGGAGTTCTGGTTCTTCTTGGTCTTCATCATCTGGAACTTGAATCGGTACGCTCTGCGCATTGTGCCCGCCCATACTCGCTGAAATGCCAGCTCCTATCTGGGCGATTCCCTTGATGGCATCTCCACTCTCAACTTTCCCTCTCCGTTTCTCAACCTTTTCGCTGGGCTTGTTGTACATCTCCGTGTGGGATTTTAGCTGAAAGAAAAGGTAGCAGCCGTACACAAATAGCAGGATGATGCTTGTTCCTAGCTCATTTTAGCTGGGTCTTCAATAAAGCTTCTCTGTGATAACGGATGGTCCTACCTCTCGACAAGGGTGCGATTCCAGTTTCACCAGCTGTAAATAGCTTATTAGCAAACAAACTCGTATTAGCAACCATCAAGGCTCATACCTTCGGACCATGTATGAAATGCAGTTGGAATGATCAGACTCCCAACCGCGAGAGCAAGCAAACTGGCAGCAGTTTGGGCGACCGTCATATTGAAATTCTGCTCAATGCGATTGATTCCTCCGAGAAAGAATGACATACCCATCACCAAGAGTAGATTGGATAACATACTCCCAATGAGAGAGGTTTTCACGATAACGATCTCATTTTTGAACAGCGCCAGGATTGACACAATTAACTCAACGGCGTTTCTGCAGGCGATTAGAAAGAACCGTAAAAGACTGAGCATTTCTGCCTCTACTTACCCGAAGGTGGCGTTGAGAAGGCCGCCGACGGTCTCGCCAGTCCTTTGACAGAATTAGCATTAGTTTGTGTTTGCGACAGCcggaaaaaaacaaaaaaaaaaaaggaaaaaaaaggaaatttaTACCTCATGGCGATTTCCTCTGTTCCATAACCTAACAGTGCGGCAAGTGGTCTAAATTGCTGTTAGCAATGGGAGCGTCCTTGGCCCGGATATTCGAATCATACATGATTGCAACAAAATTGACCACAAATACTGCGATTGGGTCAACGTGGATATAATGTAGGATAACTATTCTGGGTTAACCCATGCTTCCAAACATCTTGCTGATTGTTGAGCAAGCCATACTTCCCACCGGCACAGCCAGTAACAAGACATTAATCCAAGAGTTGAACAAAGTGGCTCTCAGTTGACCAACAAATGTGTACTTCTGTTTGTCTTCCTTACCACCAAGCGCCTCCGGGTCCTCAATTATCGCGTCGTCGAGATTGGCATTCTCCGCGTGCTTCGGAGTGGTTCTCCGTCTGATAGACTGATCGCTCAAGGAAGCGGCGTCTATTTCCGGCCGCCTTAGGGGAACGAGGCTATTAACCGATTCTCCGACAGGGGGCAACCCAAAGGCTCCATCTGTCCCAACAGATGAAGGCAAGGGCATAGAATCTGTGCCCTCAGCTCGTTGGATGCCACCGGCCATAGCCTCTCCCTTGCGATGTTCTGCCATTGATATATCATCGAATTCCGGTCTCGCCGCCACGGTGGTCGTTCTACGTGTAGGTGACCGGGTTctgaatttcttgaagggaTTTCGAGTAGGCGGTTCGCCATCTTCGTCGTACCAGGCGAGATTCCTGGCTCGTCGGCGGTATATATCTGGGGCATACTTTAGCCAATAACCGAGAGTTCGTCACTGTGGGCGAAGACTCACGCATCTTCTTGTCAGCTTTTCTTCTGCCGAAATTGAACCTGGAGGGAAAACCAAGACAATGAGGATCTCTGATCTCTAATTGTTAACAGTAGGCTAAATGAAGAAAGAGTAAAACAAAAAGTGATCAGATAATGGACTGGTTATGATCATTATCCGACAGAGTGAAAACAAGCACCCAATATAGTCGTTCAAGCAATGGATGCGAGAGCCTGTTTTGAAATT
This window harbors:
- a CDS encoding uncharacterized protein (EggNog:ENOG410PIFK~COG:P~TransMembrane:11 (i159-180o186-206i218-240o252-271i283-304o316-336i404-429o441-463i475-499o505-526i533-553o)~BUSCO:7369at33183), translating into MHIYRRRARNLAWYDEDGEPPTRNPFKKFRTRSPTRRTTTVAARPEFDDISMAEHRKGEAMAGGIQRAEGTDSMPLPSSVGTDGAFGLPPVGESVNSLVPLRRPEIDAASLSDQSIRRRTTPKHAENANLDDAIIEDPEALGGKEDKQKYTFVGQLRATLFNSWINVLLLAVPVGIILHYIHVDPIAVFVVNFVAIIPLAALLGYGTEEIAMRTGETVGGLLNATFGNAVELIVSILALFKNEIVIVKTSLIGSMLSNLLLVMGMSFFLGGINRIEQNFNMTVAQTAASLLALAVGSLIIPTAFHTWSEAGETGIAPLSRGTSIILLFVYGCYLFFQLKSHTEMYNKPSEKVEKRRGKVESGDAIKGIAQIGAGISASMGGHNAQSVPIQVPDDEDQEEPELHFFVALFTLAASTALVGVCAEALVSSIDVITTRGHISETFVGLILLPIVGNAAEHATAITVAMKDKMDLSIGVAVGSSMQIALLVLPLIVVIGWIAGKDDMSLYFDGFQIAVLFVAVLLVNYLIQDGKSHWLEGMLLMTLYLIISVAAWFYPAKSERTGSGAS